The region CCGGAATGACCGATCGAACCGAATGTCTGTCATATTCCGTAAGCAATTCACCGACCGGACCGTGGAGATATCAGGGAAAAATAATGACCGGCCAGCCAACCAATAGTTTTACCAACCACGGCGGAATTATCGATTTCAAAGGAAAATCCTACCTGTTCTATCACACAGGATTATTGCCCGGCGCAGGAAGTTACGGAAGGTCGACGTCTATTGAAGAATTCAAATACAATCAGGATGGCAGCATTCCGAAAATTACAATGACTAAAGAGGGCGTAAATCCTGTTGCAACACTCAATCCCTACAAAAGAAACGAAGCGGAAACAATAGCCTGGTCAGAGAAATGCAGCACTTCCGAAAATAAAAAGACGGGAGTTTATGTTTCCGATACCAGAGTGGGAGGTTACATTAAAGTTCGTTCGGTAGATTTTGAAAAAGGTGCCTCTGAATTTTCAGCTTCAATTGCCGCAGGTGTTGACGGAGGAATTTTAGAAGTCAGATTAGATAAAGTGGACGGAAATAAAATTGCCGAGATTGAAGTACCGAGAACCGGTGGCTGGGAAGAATTTAAAACCCTGACATCAAAAATTTCAGAATCGGTTTCCGGCGTTCACGATGTGTATTTTGTCTTTAAAGGGAAAAACATTACAACCGGAAGAGTGCTTTTCAATTTCGACCATTGGAGTTTTAAAAAGAAATAAGATAAAAATTCCCCTCCTTTGGAGGGGTAGCGAAAATTCAAAGAATTTTTGACGGGGTGGTTTATTAGAATTACGTGATAAAAATAATACAACTTCTACAAGCGTTAGCGGCTTTGTGAAACTAAAAAAATAAAAACTTTGTGTCCTTAGTGTTCAAAAAAAGTTAAAATGAAAAAAACAATAAAAACAATACTCAATCTCTGTTTAATAGGATATTCGAGAATATTATTTTCTCAGAATCCTATCATTCAGACCAATTATACCGCCGACCCGGCGCCGATGGTTTATAAAGACAGGCTTTACGTTTACACCACCCACGATGAAGACGATTCCACATGGTTTACAATGAACAACTGGAAAGTTTATTCCACCAACGATATGGTGAACTGGACCGACCACGGAAGCATTCTGAGCTATAAAGATTTCGACTGGGCAAAACGTGATGCCTGGGCAGCGCAATGCGTGGAAAGAAACGGCAAATTTTTTATGTACGTTCCGATGTGGTCCAAAACCAACAACAAAGGAGCGATTGGTGTTGCAGTGGGTGACAGTCCGTTTGGACCATTCCACGACCCGCTTGGAAAACCGTTGGTACAGAGCGAATGGGGCGATATTGACCCGACGGTTTTTATTGATGACGACGGTCAAGCCTATATGTATTGGGGAAATCCCAAACTTAAAATGGTTAAGCTCAATCAGGATATGATTTCCTATTCAGGCGATATTGTGGAAGTGCCAATGACCGCAGAATCTTTCGGAAAAAGAGACGGAAAAGAAAATCCTGAAAGACCCACCAAATACGAAGAAGGGCCTTGGCTGTACAAAAGAAAAAACCTGTATTATCTGTTCTGGCCGGGCGGTCCGCTTCCTGAATTCATCGGATATTCCACGAGTAAAAGCGCACAGGGACCTTGGAAATACGGTGGAATTGTAATGCCAACCGAAGGGAAATCTTTTACCAATCATCCCGGAATTGTTGATTTCAGAGGAAAAACCTATTTCTTTTATCACAACGGAGCGTTACCGGGAGGAAGTGGTTTCACAAGGTCGGTGAGTGTGGAAGAACTTAATTTTAATAAAGACGGTTCTATTTCGCCTATCAAAATGACGAATGGAATTACCAAAGCGATTGCAACCATTAATCCTTATTCCTTTAATCAGGCAGAAATGATTGCCTGGTCTGAAAATGTAAAATCCTATCAGAATAAAGAAGCAGGTGTTTTCATTAAAGCTAAAAAAAGCGGCGCTTACACCAGCGTGAAAAATGTTGATTTCGGTAAAAAAGGAGCCGCAACATTTTCAGCCAGAGTTGGAACGACACACAACAGCGATGTGACGATGGACGTTCATTTGGACAGTGTAAGCGGACCTATTATCGCTACGGTAAAAGTTCCGTTGACCGGCGGAGACGACCGTTGGGAAACCGTGAAAACCGAACTGAAGGAAAAAATTACCGGCGTTCACGATGTGTATTTTGTATGTAATGGAAAAGCAGCAAAAGATATCATGTTTTTCGATTATTGGACTTTTCTTGAAACTCATTAATTATGTTTAAAATATCCTACTTATCAATATTATTCTTTTTCCTGACCGGAATTTCATGTTTTGCACAAGTCGCAGAAATCTCAAGTCCTGATGGAAAATTAAAGCTGAATATCTTTTCTGAAAACGGAAAAGCCCTTTACAACGTTAGTTTTCAGGGAAAAACAATGCTGGAAAAATCACCTTTAGGCTTAGTTTCCAATGAATCTGATTTCTCTAAAAATTTAAAATTCATTGACAGCAAAAAAGACAAAGTCTCTAAAAATTATACGAACGAAAAAATCAAAAAATCACAAGTCAGTTACACGGCTAATACCTTGATTGTCAATTTTACCAATGCAGACAACTTCAAGATGGGGATTGAATTTCAGGTGAGCGATAATAATGTCGCTTTTAGGTATGAGATTCAGCCGATGAAAGACCGTTTGAGCGCGGTCGTGCAGTCGGAAATCACAGGTTACAGATTTCCGTCTCAAACCACAACTTTCCTTTCTCCAATGATGAAGCCGATGACAGGTTTTGCCAGAACCGCCCCAAGCTACGAAAGCGGTTACAAAGCTGATGCGGAATTAGGAACAAAAGCAGATTATGGTTATGTTTTTCCCGGATTATTCCATGTCGGAAACGACGGCTGGATTTCATTGTCTGAAACAGAAGTAAATAGTTTGTACTGCGCTTCCCATTTGAATACGACTTCAGAAAAAAGCCTTTATCAGGTTGCTTATCCAAACATGGCTGAAAACAATGGTTTTGGAAGCTCCGGAGCAGCAATTTCCCTTCCCGGAAAAACGCCTTGGAGAACCATTACAATTGGTGATTCTTTGAAACCGATTGTTGAGACAACGATTCCTTTTGATGTGGTTGAGCCAATGTATGAGCCTTCGCAGAAATACAGTTTCGGAAAATCTACCTGGAGCTGGATTTTGTGGCAGGATAACAGTATGAATTATGAAGACCAGAGTCTCTTTATTGATTTAGCATCAAAACTCGGTTATGAATACATTTTGATTGATGCACTTTGGGACAAAAATATTGGAAAAGAACGAATGAAAGACCTTATTCAATATGCCAAATCCAAAAATGTTGGGGTGATGCTTTGGTACAATTCCAATGGTGCTGCCAATGATGCACCGATGGGACCGAGAAACAAAATGAGCTCTTCTACCGAACGAAAAAAAGAAATGAAATGGCTGAAAGATATCGGTGTAAAAGGTCTGAAGGTCGATTTCTTCGGTGGAGACAAACAGGAAACGATGCACCTTTATGAAGATATTCTTTCCGATGCCAATGATTTTGGGTTAAAGATTATTTTCCACGGAGCCACTTTACCGAGAGGCTGGGAAGTAATGTACCCGAATTATGCAGGAAGTGAAGCGGTTTTAGCATCCGAAATGCTGTATTTTTCGGAAGATGTGCGCAAACAGGAAGCTTTTTTCGCAACATTACATCCGTTCATTAGAAATACGGTCGGAAGTATGGAATTTGGCGGAACGCTTTTGAATAAATATTTAACAAAATCTAATAAGGATAAAAATAAAAGATACACCACAGATGGTTTTCAGTTGGCAACAGCGGTTTTATTTCAAAATCCGATTCAGATGTTTGCTGTAATGCCGAACAATTTGACCGATGCTCCGAAGTTTCAACTCGATTTTATGAAAGAAGTTCCGACACTTTGGGACGAAACAGTGTTTGTCGACGGCTATCCAGGGAAATATTCCGTGATTGCCAGAAGACATCAGAACCAATGGTATGTTGCAGGAATTAATGCCGAAAAAACGATTAAAAAACTAAAAATCAGTCTTCCAATGTTTGTGGGAAAAACTGTAAAATTCATCAATGATGATGCCCAGGGAAATTCATCAGAAAAAGAAGTGAAAGTGAATACAAAAGGTGAGTATAGTGTAGAAATTCAGCCGAATGGAGGATTTGTTTTGAGGAATTAACGGTCTCTAAACCTTCAAGGTTTTAAAACTTTGAAAGTTTCAGATAAAACATAAAATAAAAGATTATGAATCAAATAAAAATATTTTTTCTCGTCACGTTATTCGGATTTTGTCTTCGGATAAATGCGGCTGAACCATTCATCAGCACAGAAAAAAATTCAGAAACGATTGTTTTGAAGGAAAAATCGGTCAATCTTTCGATTTTTGTCAATTCAGGAATAGATAATGGTATTTTGAGAGCCGTTAAAAACTTACAATCTGACTTTCAGAAAGTGACAGGAAGCCAGCCAAATATTCTGAATCAGATTTCCGGACAGCAAACTCCGCTGATTATCATCGGAACAGTTGGAACAAGATCTGTAATTGACGATTTAATTAAACAGAAAAAAATTGATGGAAAATCTTTAACAGGAAAAAAAGAAAAATACATCATTCAAAATATCAGCAATCCGTTTCCCGGAGTTTCCGAAGCGATTGTGATTGCGGGAAGTGACAAACGCGGAACAATTTACGGAATTTACGAAATGTCCCAGCAAATTGGGGTTTCGCCGTGGTATTATTGGGCGGATGTTCCGGTTGAGAAAAAAGAAAATCTATACTTTAAAAAAGGAATTTACACAGATGGAGAACCTGCAGTAGAATATCGCGGGATTTTCCTGAATGATGAAGAACCTTCACTCGGAGGATGGGCAAGAGCTACTTTTGGCGGAATCAACTCTAAATTTTACGAAAAAGTTTTTGAATTGATTTTACGAATGAAAGGCAATTATATCTGGCCTGCAATGTGGGGAAAAGCTTTCTACGACGATGATCCTTTGAACGGGCCTTTAGCCAACGAAATGGGAATCATCATGGGAACTTCGCACCACGAACCGATGGCGCAGGCTCAAACCGATTGGCATCGATACATCAAAAAGAATAGTTTGCCGAATGTCTGGGATTATTCGAAAAATGAGAAAGTTTTGCAGGAATTCTGGAAATTGGGACTTGAAAGAAGCAAAAACTGGGAAAAATTAGTCACAGTCGGAATGCGCGGCGACGGCGATGAAGCGATGGGAGATGGAACTAATATCTCCTTGCTTGAAAAAATTGTGAAAGACCAGCGAAAAATCATTGCTGATGTAACAGGAAAAAAAGCGGAGAAAACGCCTCAGGTTTGGGCTTTGTATAAAGAAGTTCAGGATTATTATGACAAAGGAATGCGCGTTCCGGACGATGTAATTCTATTGTTTTGTGATGACAATTGGGGAAATGTGAGAAAACTTCCGGATCTTTCAAAACCTTTGCATAAAGGCGGTTACGGAATGTATTACCATTTTGATTATGTGGGAGGACCGAGAAATTCAAAATGGATTAATATCAGTCCGATTCAGAGAGTTTGGGAACAGATGAATCTTTCTTACGAGCATAAAGTCGATAAGGTTTGGGTTGTGAATGTCGGAGATTTAAAGCCGATGGAATTCCCAATCAGCTTTTTCCTGGAAATGGCCTGGAATCCGAAGCAATTCAACTCAAAAAATCTTTTGAAATACACTGAAAAATGGGCGGCACAGCAATTTGGTGAAAAATACGCCAAAGAAATTGCAAGAATGATCAATCTTTATTCAAAATACAACCGTCGTGTAACGCCTGAAACACTGGACAGCAAAGCATTCAGTCTGGAAAATTATAATGAATTCGAAACCGTTTTAAATGATTACAGAGCTTTGGCTATTGATGCACTGCATTTGAAAGAACAGATTCCTGCGGAATATCAGGATGCTTATTATCAGTTGGTTCTTTATCCTATCGATGCTTGCAGCAATTTGTATGAAATGTATTATGCCGTTGCCAAAAACAGGGAATTGGCTGCCAAATATGACTTAAAAGCAAATTATTATGCTGACAAAGTGAAAGAATGTTTTGAAAGAAATGCTTATTTGGATCATAAATACAACCATGAGATTGCCGGCGGAAAGTGGCAGCATATGATGGACCAGATGAGAATAGGATATAAAACCTGGGCAGACGGAAAAGAAAATATAATGCCTGAAGTTACCCATGTATATGATGATAATGCTTCGAAAGAGAAAGTGTTTCAGGAGAAAAACGGTTATGTTTCCATTGAGGCGGAAAATTTTGCAAGAATGAATTTTTCAGACCGGATCCGTTGGGAAGTGATTCCTGATTTCGGGAAAACTAAATCCGGTGTGACGACATTTCCACAGAATGCTTACCCAAAACCTGATGAAAATCTCTATCTGGAATATGATATAAATTTTGAATCAAAAGGTGAGTTTGATGTCCAATTGTTATTGGCTCCAACTTTGAATTTTAATCATAATAAAGGATTGCGTTATGAGATTTCTTTTGATGGCGGAACTCCGCAGATTGTCAATTTCAATGGTCATTACAAAGGTGAATTGGGAAGATGGCAATCTGAACATATCATTAAATCTATAACGAAACACCAGATTTCCCAACCTGGAAAACATACGCTGCGATTCCGTGTTCTGGAGCCGGGAATCGTGCTTGAAAAAATATTAATCAATACAGGAGGTTTACAGCCTTCTTATCTGGGTGCACCGGAAAGTGAGATTCTTCACTGAAAATTAGCAAATATTAATAAAATCAACGCTTTGCTTATGAAACATTAATCTTATTTATCAATCAACTTCTTTAAGTATTGTTTTCAGCAAATAAATGAAAAGGAAAACAGCAGGGGCTTTGTAATATAACTTTATTTAAACCGCTGCCTGAAATATTTCAGGGTATTTTCTTGATGGTTTTTTTGAATAATTAACTGTCTTGAAGGGGATTGTATTATCCATACTTTATTGAAAATTATAAAAATTAAAACTAGAACATTATGAAAAAATTAATCAACTTTATTATAATTCAATATATATGTCTGTTTTCCAGTTGCTTTTTATACGGGCAGCTTACCACGGTTAAAATCGACAAAAGTATTTCTTACCAAAAAATAAAAGGATTCGGAGGTTTTGTCTGCAGTCCGCAGTTTGCTTACAATCATATGTCTACTTCGGAGATTCAGACCCTTTGGGGAACGGGAAGTGAAGGGGGGTACAATATTATGAGACTGTATATTCCCGAAGACAGTAACAATTGGAGCTCTGTATTAGCCACTGCACAGCTGGCAAAATCTATGGGACTTACCATTTTTGCAAGTCCGTGGACGATGCCTGCAGCCTGGAAAACCAATAACCACGTTAATGCAGTTTATACCGATGCTAACGGAGTGCAGCAGATCGGATATTTAAAAACTCAAAACTATCAGGATTATGCCTTGTATCTCAATAGTTTTGTTACTTATCTTCAGACGAATGGCGTAGATCTCGATTATATTTCTATTCAAAATGAACCGGATGAAATGGCGCAATATCAAGGGTGTATCTGGACTCCGACTCAGATTGCCACATTTGTAAAAGATTACGGACATCTCATCAATTGTAAAGTAATTGCACCTGAAAGTGTAGGTCTTACCGATAATTTTGCCAATGCAATGCTGAATACCGCCACCATGGCTAATTTCGAAGTTTATGGAGGGCATCAGTATGGATTGATGCAGTCGGCTTACAAACAATTTCAGAATTATGGTAAAGAAATCTGGCAAACTGAGTATCTGATCAACTGGAACTCAGGAAATCAGGCCCCGCGTGATTTTAACTGGGATCTTGATGCATTTAATTTCGCTTCAAGTATAAACAATGCTATGCTTGGAAACATCAATGCATGGATTCATTATGCTTCAAAACGGTATTATGGATTAATGGGAGACGGAACGTATGGTACCCCAGCTGGAGTAATGTCTAAAAGAGGATATATCCTTTCTCATTATGCAAAATATACAACAGGAAAAACAAGAATTGATGCTAAATGGGATGATAAAACAGGAAATTTACAGGGGTCCTCTTATATTTCTTTAGATGGTAACCAGATTGTTTTAATGGTTATTAATCCTTCTTCAAGTACATACAATCTTAAAGTAGATCTGCCTTTTTATACAACTTCGGGCACAAAAGTATTGACCAATACTTCGTCTAATATGCTTACGACTCCCATTTCTTTAAGTACACCAACTTTCCGTCCCGGTGTGGAGATTGCCCCTTCAAGTGTGATGACTTTTGTATTTAATAAAAGCGGTGACAGACCGGTGTCTCTTATGACTGGCGGGAATATCCATTACAATAAAATTGAAACCCAAACAACAACCAATTCAGCTTTCGGGACTTCTTTTAATATGAGTAATACAACGGTGACTTTTTCCAATCCGAGCCCTTTGATCAGCAATAATATGACTGCCTCAAACGGTTATCTTCAGCTGAATGACAGATACAATAAATTTATCTTACATGTAAATAGTTTTACCACTGCAGGACAAAGTTATTCGGATAATACGACATTGTATTATATCAACAGTCAGGGCGCTGTAAATTCTTATAATTACGGAAAAATTACTTTCCCACCAAATGGAGGTTTTGATATCACTCTGGATATCTCAAGACAAGTTCTTACTGACGGCTGCAAAGGAATTCTAGGACTCAGAAATTCAAATTACAGTTCAGTTCTTATATTGAATTTGGGTGATGTTTATTTTAATGTAGGAAACGAAATTGCCTCAAAATTTGGAGGAACTTATTCAGATAGCGACAGTAATCTTATGGATGCTCTGGAAAACGGGTATTTCACATCGCTGGATTTCAGAACTACTTCAGGGATTACGACTTCGAACAATTGGCAGCCTTTGAGCATCAATTCAAACAATATATTTTACGTGAATTCCAGTGTAAATTCAACGGCTAATAATGTAATTTCAGGTACAGCATGTTCCAACCTTGTCCTTTCTGACCAGGGCAAAGATTTCCAGGTTCCATTTATTTTTAGTGCAGGAGTGGCGTCCTACAACAGGACTTTTAGCGGGTATGAAACTCTATTGTTGCCTTTTGAAGCGAATATTCCTTCAGGAGTGACAGTATATTTGATGTCGCCAAGTACAACAGCCGTTTCCGGCACTCAGATTTCTAACGGAATCATTCCAGCCAATACTCCGGTTCTTGTGAATGCGACGGGGAGTTTTACTTTTACGGGTACTGGAAATGTTTCTACACAAAAAGCAATTACAGTCAATCAGATGAATGGAGTGTACCACACCATAAAAGTTCCGGCCAATAGTTATGTATTAAAAACAGAAAACGGAGTAACGGGATTTTATAAGGTAACCGCAGGAAGTGAACCGATGATTAATCCTTTCAGGGCTTATCTTACGGAAGAAAATACGTATTCAGCGAGTATACTTCCTTTGAGTTTTTCTGTACTGGCTACACAAGATAGAAATCAGCAGAAAGATGAGGTAAAAGTGTACCCTAATCCTGCAAAAACAGAAATTTTTGTTGAATTAAAAACGTCTGATGCTACAGCTACAATTTATGATGCAAAAGGTGGTTTGGTGAAATCGGGAATGAAAATGACTGCAGGAAAAAATCGTATCGGAATCAACGAACTTTCTACAGGAACATACTTTATTGAAATTTCCTCCAAAAACCAAAAATTATCTTCACATAAATTTATTAAACAGTAAACAGAAATTGAATTAATTCTTATTTAAAGTCATCATATCGTATTGATTTTGATGACTTTAATTTTTTAA is a window of Candidatus Chryseobacterium colombiense DNA encoding:
- a CDS encoding T9SS type A sorting domain-containing protein, producing MKKLINFIIIQYICLFSSCFLYGQLTTVKIDKSISYQKIKGFGGFVCSPQFAYNHMSTSEIQTLWGTGSEGGYNIMRLYIPEDSNNWSSVLATAQLAKSMGLTIFASPWTMPAAWKTNNHVNAVYTDANGVQQIGYLKTQNYQDYALYLNSFVTYLQTNGVDLDYISIQNEPDEMAQYQGCIWTPTQIATFVKDYGHLINCKVIAPESVGLTDNFANAMLNTATMANFEVYGGHQYGLMQSAYKQFQNYGKEIWQTEYLINWNSGNQAPRDFNWDLDAFNFASSINNAMLGNINAWIHYASKRYYGLMGDGTYGTPAGVMSKRGYILSHYAKYTTGKTRIDAKWDDKTGNLQGSSYISLDGNQIVLMVINPSSSTYNLKVDLPFYTTSGTKVLTNTSSNMLTTPISLSTPTFRPGVEIAPSSVMTFVFNKSGDRPVSLMTGGNIHYNKIETQTTTNSAFGTSFNMSNTTVTFSNPSPLISNNMTASNGYLQLNDRYNKFILHVNSFTTAGQSYSDNTTLYYINSQGAVNSYNYGKITFPPNGGFDITLDISRQVLTDGCKGILGLRNSNYSSVLILNLGDVYFNVGNEIASKFGGTYSDSDSNLMDALENGYFTSLDFRTTSGITTSNNWQPLSINSNNIFYVNSSVNSTANNVISGTACSNLVLSDQGKDFQVPFIFSAGVASYNRTFSGYETLLLPFEANIPSGVTVYLMSPSTTAVSGTQISNGIIPANTPVLVNATGSFTFTGTGNVSTQKAITVNQMNGVYHTIKVPANSYVLKTENGVTGFYKVTAGSEPMINPFRAYLTEENTYSASILPLSFSVLATQDRNQQKDEVKVYPNPAKTEIFVELKTSDATATIYDAKGGLVKSGMKMTAGKNRIGINELSTGTYFIEISSKNQKLSSHKFIKQ
- a CDS encoding glycosyl hydrolase 115 family protein, with the translated sequence MNQIKIFFLVTLFGFCLRINAAEPFISTEKNSETIVLKEKSVNLSIFVNSGIDNGILRAVKNLQSDFQKVTGSQPNILNQISGQQTPLIIIGTVGTRSVIDDLIKQKKIDGKSLTGKKEKYIIQNISNPFPGVSEAIVIAGSDKRGTIYGIYEMSQQIGVSPWYYWADVPVEKKENLYFKKGIYTDGEPAVEYRGIFLNDEEPSLGGWARATFGGINSKFYEKVFELILRMKGNYIWPAMWGKAFYDDDPLNGPLANEMGIIMGTSHHEPMAQAQTDWHRYIKKNSLPNVWDYSKNEKVLQEFWKLGLERSKNWEKLVTVGMRGDGDEAMGDGTNISLLEKIVKDQRKIIADVTGKKAEKTPQVWALYKEVQDYYDKGMRVPDDVILLFCDDNWGNVRKLPDLSKPLHKGGYGMYYHFDYVGGPRNSKWINISPIQRVWEQMNLSYEHKVDKVWVVNVGDLKPMEFPISFFLEMAWNPKQFNSKNLLKYTEKWAAQQFGEKYAKEIARMINLYSKYNRRVTPETLDSKAFSLENYNEFETVLNDYRALAIDALHLKEQIPAEYQDAYYQLVLYPIDACSNLYEMYYAVAKNRELAAKYDLKANYYADKVKECFERNAYLDHKYNHEIAGGKWQHMMDQMRIGYKTWADGKENIMPEVTHVYDDNASKEKVFQEKNGYVSIEAENFARMNFSDRIRWEVIPDFGKTKSGVTTFPQNAYPKPDENLYLEYDINFESKGEFDVQLLLAPTLNFNHNKGLRYEISFDGGTPQIVNFNGHYKGELGRWQSEHIIKSITKHQISQPGKHTLRFRVLEPGIVLEKILINTGGLQPSYLGAPESEILH
- a CDS encoding glycoside hydrolase family 97 catalytic domain-containing protein — its product is MFKISYLSILFFFLTGISCFAQVAEISSPDGKLKLNIFSENGKALYNVSFQGKTMLEKSPLGLVSNESDFSKNLKFIDSKKDKVSKNYTNEKIKKSQVSYTANTLIVNFTNADNFKMGIEFQVSDNNVAFRYEIQPMKDRLSAVVQSEITGYRFPSQTTTFLSPMMKPMTGFARTAPSYESGYKADAELGTKADYGYVFPGLFHVGNDGWISLSETEVNSLYCASHLNTTSEKSLYQVAYPNMAENNGFGSSGAAISLPGKTPWRTITIGDSLKPIVETTIPFDVVEPMYEPSQKYSFGKSTWSWILWQDNSMNYEDQSLFIDLASKLGYEYILIDALWDKNIGKERMKDLIQYAKSKNVGVMLWYNSNGAANDAPMGPRNKMSSSTERKKEMKWLKDIGVKGLKVDFFGGDKQETMHLYEDILSDANDFGLKIIFHGATLPRGWEVMYPNYAGSEAVLASEMLYFSEDVRKQEAFFATLHPFIRNTVGSMEFGGTLLNKYLTKSNKDKNKRYTTDGFQLATAVLFQNPIQMFAVMPNNLTDAPKFQLDFMKEVPTLWDETVFVDGYPGKYSVIARRHQNQWYVAGINAEKTIKKLKISLPMFVGKTVKFINDDAQGNSSEKEVKVNTKGEYSVEIQPNGGFVLRN
- a CDS encoding glycoside hydrolase family 43 protein → MKKTIKTILNLCLIGYSRILFSQNPIIQTNYTADPAPMVYKDRLYVYTTHDEDDSTWFTMNNWKVYSTNDMVNWTDHGSILSYKDFDWAKRDAWAAQCVERNGKFFMYVPMWSKTNNKGAIGVAVGDSPFGPFHDPLGKPLVQSEWGDIDPTVFIDDDGQAYMYWGNPKLKMVKLNQDMISYSGDIVEVPMTAESFGKRDGKENPERPTKYEEGPWLYKRKNLYYLFWPGGPLPEFIGYSTSKSAQGPWKYGGIVMPTEGKSFTNHPGIVDFRGKTYFFYHNGALPGGSGFTRSVSVEELNFNKDGSISPIKMTNGITKAIATINPYSFNQAEMIAWSENVKSYQNKEAGVFIKAKKSGAYTSVKNVDFGKKGAATFSARVGTTHNSDVTMDVHLDSVSGPIIATVKVPLTGGDDRWETVKTELKEKITGVHDVYFVCNGKAAKDIMFFDYWTFLETH